From Salinirubellus salinus, the proteins below share one genomic window:
- a CDS encoding N-acyl homoserine lactonase family protein: MDSQVHLLDRGRIQADLNFVLDGNVVATASDPNPDLEYGEFAVWNLLVDHPEGLVLWDTGSHPESAEGYWPAPLFEAFAHHDAGERDLDTALSERGYAVDDVDAVVMSHLHLDHAGGLHRFAGTDVPVYVHGEELKFAYYSAKTTEGSVAYWAPDFDHELNWQVVHGDRTLFDGFELLHLPGHTPGLLGAEIETVDGPLLVVGDEAYMEANYEAGQSMASSLLWDNRAWFDSLQRLRERERRTGADVLLGHDPSMLERYGDGWLA, translated from the coding sequence ATGGACAGCCAAGTCCACCTGCTCGACCGCGGACGCATCCAGGCCGACCTGAACTTCGTCCTCGACGGGAACGTGGTCGCCACCGCGAGCGACCCGAACCCGGACCTCGAGTACGGCGAGTTCGCGGTCTGGAACCTGCTGGTCGACCACCCCGAGGGGCTGGTGCTGTGGGACACCGGCTCGCACCCCGAGTCGGCAGAGGGCTACTGGCCCGCGCCGCTGTTCGAGGCGTTCGCGCACCACGACGCCGGCGAGCGCGACCTCGACACCGCCCTCTCCGAGCGCGGCTACGCGGTCGACGACGTCGACGCCGTCGTGATGAGCCACCTCCACCTCGACCACGCCGGTGGGCTCCACCGCTTCGCGGGGACAGACGTGCCCGTCTACGTACACGGCGAGGAACTCAAGTTCGCGTACTACTCGGCGAAGACAACCGAGGGGTCGGTCGCCTACTGGGCGCCGGACTTCGACCACGAGCTGAACTGGCAGGTCGTCCACGGCGACCGGACGCTGTTCGACGGGTTCGAGTTGCTCCACCTGCCGGGGCACACCCCCGGGCTGCTGGGCGCCGAGATCGAGACGGTCGACGGCCCCCTGCTCGTGGTCGGCGACGAGGCGTACATGGAGGCGAACTACGAGGCCGGCCAGTCGATGGCCTCCTCGCTGCTCTGGGACAACCGGGCGTGGTTCGACTCGCTCCAGCGGCTGCGCGAGCGCGAACGCCGGACGGGAGCGGACGTGCTCCTCGGACACGACCCGTCGATGCTGGAGCGCTACGGCGACGGCTGGCTCGCCTGA
- a CDS encoding RAD55 family ATPase: MSEASGRAAGRESTSAALADTTGENLLVSGGPLVGKRAFVVDVATAAATAGRDVLVVTATSGARSLPERLLAAGHVAVVDCSPGRTDPVGPVSTVSSPADLTGVSMPVSRFLADADSPVVVVDSISTLLVYADEAPVFRFLSVLTAHVRRSEGVGLYTIDEGSHTEQTFRTFVQLFDGEVGLRAPDADGVEADAAGDAHADPGPATGSEATPTAASTESTPEVRVRGLAGFDGEWRPS, translated from the coding sequence ATGAGTGAGGCTAGCGGACGGGCGGCAGGCCGTGAGTCGACGAGCGCGGCGCTCGCCGACACGACGGGTGAGAACCTCCTCGTCTCCGGCGGCCCGCTGGTCGGCAAGCGGGCGTTCGTCGTCGACGTGGCGACGGCCGCCGCGACTGCCGGCCGCGACGTCCTCGTCGTGACCGCCACGTCCGGTGCCCGGTCGCTCCCGGAGCGACTCCTCGCGGCCGGGCACGTCGCCGTCGTCGACTGCTCGCCGGGACGGACCGACCCCGTCGGTCCCGTCAGCACCGTCTCCTCGCCCGCCGACCTGACCGGCGTGAGCATGCCCGTCTCGCGGTTCCTCGCGGACGCGGACTCGCCGGTGGTGGTCGTCGACTCCATCTCGACGCTCCTCGTCTACGCCGACGAGGCGCCCGTGTTCCGCTTCCTCTCCGTGCTGACCGCTCACGTCCGGCGCTCGGAGGGCGTCGGGCTCTACACCATCGACGAGGGGTCGCACACGGAACAGACCTTCCGCACGTTCGTCCAGCTGTTCGACGGAGAGGTCGGCCTACGCGCCCCGGACGCCGATGGGGTCGAGGCCGACGCCGCTGGCGATGCGCACGCCGACCCCGGACCGGCCACCGGGTCGGAGGCGACGCCGACGGCCGCGTCGACCGAGTCGACGCCGGAGGTCAGGGTCCGCGGGCTCGCCGGCTTCGACGGCGAGTGGCGACCGTCGTAG
- a CDS encoding efflux RND transporter permease subunit has protein sequence MAGPVDYQRFIDAADDQIVNHPKRIVVVFLVLTAIFAGGLANVSTDAGTEGFTQDVPAQRAFEDVQREFGPSFSTDTGSTQLIQTGQNVLSQREMLRMLEVQQRLQDADGLRVDSTSGVASIVARTLDPSATTLEQQIAAIERATPGQIDRAVRQADDRGGIRGLVSRDYNREAASASATIGVVTHELPGGVSESAGQGGSSPLTPIQLRAQYITSTVDGDIRVFGNGIISAEFGNVIGDSLIIVIPAAVFFIFLFLVVAYRDLMDLLLGLFCLLMTIVWTFGFMGLAGIPFNQILIAVPPLLLAVGIDFGIHAVNRYREERVLGYDIDDSMTTATDQLLVAFFIVTGTTVIGFSANLTSALPPISDFGIVASVGIVFTFLIFGVFLPAAKVSLDRARQKYPIPTFSQTPLGQEGSAFGRALTGGVGIARRAPVVFVLLMLAVSAGAGVYATDIDTSFTNEDFLPPEENPAYLQSLPEPFKPSEYTVTRDLNFLEEKFAVSQSASVIMYVEGPLREDSALESIHRAGEDPPDSFVRSNGQAEATGIISVIEQRAASDPEFRDLVQRNDANGNGIPDDNLEQVYDYLFASSSAGEAREYLTEDYRSTQIIYSVEADATQAETTADAQELEGNFRFAATATGGTVVFQAISDLILQSALTSLAVALAGTAVFLLFIYWVLEGRPSLGLANLFPIVVTVALVAGSMRLAGISFNAFTATILGLTIGLGIDYSVHVVHRFADEYHEYDLFTALERTVRGTGGALAGSMLTTVFGIGVLVLSVFPAIGQFGLLAALSVFYAFVSSLLVLPSTLVVWARVFDGGGGAAAPESGTTEPAAAEAPAEKSGGDGETPA, from the coding sequence ATGGCCGGGCCTGTCGACTACCAGCGGTTCATCGACGCGGCGGACGACCAGATCGTCAACCATCCCAAGCGAATCGTCGTCGTCTTCCTCGTCCTGACGGCGATCTTCGCGGGGGGGCTGGCGAACGTCTCGACCGACGCCGGGACCGAGGGGTTCACCCAGGACGTCCCCGCCCAGCGCGCGTTCGAGGACGTCCAGCGCGAGTTCGGGCCGTCGTTCAGCACCGACACCGGCAGCACACAGCTCATCCAGACGGGCCAGAACGTCCTCTCGCAACGCGAGATGTTGCGGATGCTGGAGGTCCAGCAGCGGTTGCAGGACGCCGACGGGCTGCGGGTCGACTCCACCTCCGGCGTCGCCAGCATCGTCGCTCGGACGCTCGACCCGTCGGCGACGACGCTCGAACAGCAGATCGCCGCCATCGAGCGGGCCACGCCCGGCCAGATCGACCGGGCGGTCCGGCAGGCCGACGACCGCGGCGGCATCCGTGGGCTGGTCTCGAGGGACTACAACCGTGAGGCAGCGAGCGCCTCGGCGACCATCGGCGTCGTCACGCACGAACTCCCCGGTGGCGTCTCCGAGTCGGCCGGACAGGGCGGTAGCTCGCCGCTCACGCCCATCCAGTTGCGCGCGCAGTACATCACGAGCACCGTCGACGGCGACATCCGTGTGTTCGGGAACGGGATCATCTCCGCGGAGTTCGGCAACGTCATCGGCGACTCGCTCATCATCGTCATCCCCGCGGCGGTGTTCTTCATCTTCCTGTTCCTCGTGGTCGCCTACCGCGACCTGATGGACCTGTTGCTGGGGCTGTTCTGTCTGTTGATGACCATCGTCTGGACGTTCGGGTTCATGGGGCTGGCGGGCATCCCGTTCAACCAGATCCTCATCGCGGTGCCGCCACTGTTGCTGGCGGTCGGTATCGACTTCGGTATCCACGCGGTGAATCGCTACCGCGAGGAGCGGGTGCTCGGCTACGACATCGACGACTCGATGACCACCGCGACCGACCAGTTGCTCGTCGCGTTCTTCATCGTCACGGGGACGACGGTCATCGGGTTCTCGGCGAACCTCACCTCGGCGCTGCCGCCCATCTCGGACTTCGGTATCGTCGCGAGCGTCGGTATCGTGTTCACCTTCCTCATCTTCGGGGTGTTCCTGCCGGCGGCGAAGGTGTCGCTGGACCGGGCACGACAGAAGTACCCCATCCCGACGTTCTCCCAGACGCCGCTGGGCCAGGAGGGGTCGGCGTTCGGTCGGGCGCTCACCGGCGGCGTCGGTATCGCCCGCCGCGCCCCGGTCGTGTTCGTCCTCCTGATGCTGGCCGTCTCGGCCGGTGCGGGCGTCTACGCCACTGACATCGACACCTCGTTCACGAACGAGGACTTCCTGCCGCCGGAGGAGAACCCGGCGTACCTCCAGTCCTTGCCCGAACCGTTCAAGCCCAGCGAGTACACGGTCACCCGTGACCTGAACTTCCTCGAAGAGAAGTTCGCGGTCAGTCAGTCGGCCTCGGTCATCATGTACGTCGAGGGGCCGTTGCGCGAGGATAGCGCGCTGGAGAGCATCCATCGCGCCGGCGAGGACCCGCCGGACTCGTTCGTCCGGTCGAACGGGCAGGCGGAGGCGACCGGCATCATCTCGGTCATCGAACAGCGGGCCGCGAGCGACCCCGAGTTCCGCGACCTCGTCCAGCGGAACGACGCGAACGGGAACGGCATCCCGGACGACAACCTCGAACAGGTGTACGACTACCTGTTCGCCTCCTCGTCGGCCGGCGAGGCTCGGGAGTACCTGACCGAGGACTACCGCTCGACGCAGATCATCTACTCCGTCGAGGCGGACGCCACGCAGGCCGAGACCACCGCCGACGCGCAGGAGCTGGAGGGGAACTTCCGGTTCGCGGCCACCGCCACCGGCGGGACCGTCGTGTTCCAGGCCATCTCCGACCTCATCCTGCAGTCGGCGCTGACGAGCCTCGCCGTCGCACTCGCGGGGACGGCCGTGTTCCTCCTGTTCATCTACTGGGTGCTGGAGGGACGCCCGTCGCTGGGGCTGGCGAACCTGTTCCCCATCGTCGTCACCGTGGCGCTCGTCGCCGGGTCGATGCGACTCGCCGGCATCTCGTTCAACGCGTTCACGGCGACCATCCTCGGGCTGACCATCGGCCTGGGGATCGACTACTCGGTCCACGTCGTCCACCGGTTCGCCGACGAGTACCACGAGTACGACCTGTTCACCGCGCTCGAACGGACCGTCCGAGGGACGGGCGGTGCGCTCGCGGGGTCGATGCTGACGACGGTGTTCGGCATCGGCGTGCTCGTCCTCTCGGTGTTCCCGGCTATCGGCCAGTTCGGCCTGCTGGCCGCGCTCTCGGTGTTCTACGCCTTCGTCTCGTCGCTGCTCGTGCTCCCCTCGACGCTCGTCGTCTGGGCACGGGTGTTCGACGGTGGCGGCGGCGCCGCCGCCCCCGAGTCCGGGACGACGGAGCCCGCCGCGGCCGAGGCGCCGGCCGAGAAGTCCGGCGGCGACGGCGAGACACCGGCCTGA
- a CDS encoding COG1361 S-layer family protein, with protein MKLRTVAVLLLVAMLVVPTPAAAITRGEPDISLVLSDNRVTPGESTTLTVNVVNSGEADLVEQTIPTERSVVTTARGTTLEMSAGDAPIEVQTSEVAVGSVGTQAPVPAQFDIHVDADAKPGTYDVPVEVSYSYTNQIAGDPPNRVQSQETVTETIDVTIRVTEQATFEVVSSETDAPVGGTGEVVVAVENTGNEAASDASFALQSKNSDLTFGGSPSAESYVGEWEAGEVRNFTFAARVGGDAERRPLALAGTVSYEDGDGVPQEETLSLGVVPAAEQTFTTRTVSTTAAPGDTGRLTVELTNTADRTLQDASVAFQSNNAALTFGGSPSASSFVGEWAPGESREVTVESTFAPSAENRSFTVDATVSYTGPDGRTASAAPVTLSVVPAPEQTFAAEVTDVTASAGDSGRLTLTMTNTGERALSDATVSLQSSNAGLTFGGSPSASSFVGEWAPGESREVTVEATFAPTAENRTYTVDTTVAYEDADGTDAQSAAVTVGVTPAPEQSFSLANTDATLRVGDEGTLSGELVNDGPSEIENAVLVLQPVSANVDTPETEYAVGDLAPGESVPFEYAVEVSSEARDGPRQFTYRLQYDDGDGEARESDPLYARHEIGPKRQVFDVDSNVSVQAGSSTTMEITVTNNGEQELTDVTAKLFADSPITVDDDEAFVDSIPAGESRTLVFSISAAGSATAKDYPVSMDFQYTEPDGDTKLSDTYQIPVSVTAREGGGILSTVPFGVGGLGIGAAVLLLGGVAFAVRGRRP; from the coding sequence ATGAAGCTCCGGACCGTCGCCGTCCTGTTGCTGGTCGCGATGCTCGTCGTCCCGACGCCCGCCGCCGCCATCACGCGCGGGGAACCGGACATCTCGCTGGTGCTGTCGGACAACCGGGTGACCCCCGGTGAGTCGACGACGCTCACCGTCAACGTGGTCAACAGCGGCGAGGCCGACCTCGTCGAACAGACCATCCCCACGGAGCGCAGCGTCGTCACCACCGCGCGTGGCACGACGTTAGAGATGTCCGCGGGTGACGCGCCGATCGAGGTGCAGACCAGCGAGGTGGCCGTCGGCTCGGTCGGCACGCAGGCGCCCGTGCCCGCCCAGTTCGACATCCACGTCGACGCGGACGCGAAGCCGGGCACCTACGACGTGCCGGTCGAGGTCTCCTACTCGTACACGAACCAGATCGCCGGTGACCCACCCAACCGTGTCCAGTCTCAGGAGACCGTCACCGAGACCATCGACGTGACCATCCGCGTCACCGAGCAGGCGACGTTCGAGGTGGTCTCCTCGGAGACCGACGCGCCCGTCGGCGGCACCGGCGAGGTCGTCGTCGCCGTGGAGAACACCGGGAACGAGGCCGCCTCGGACGCCTCGTTCGCCCTCCAGTCGAAGAACAGCGACCTGACGTTCGGCGGGTCGCCCAGCGCCGAGTCCTACGTCGGCGAGTGGGAAGCCGGCGAGGTGCGGAACTTCACGTTCGCCGCCCGCGTCGGTGGCGACGCCGAGCGCCGCCCGCTCGCGCTCGCCGGCACCGTCTCCTACGAGGACGGCGACGGCGTCCCGCAGGAGGAGACGCTCTCGCTCGGGGTCGTCCCGGCCGCCGAGCAGACGTTCACCACCCGTACCGTCTCGACGACGGCCGCGCCGGGCGACACCGGCCGGCTCACCGTCGAGTTGACGAACACCGCCGACCGAACCCTGCAGGACGCCTCGGTCGCGTTCCAGTCGAACAACGCCGCGCTGACGTTCGGCGGGTCGCCGTCGGCCTCCTCGTTCGTCGGGGAGTGGGCGCCGGGCGAGTCACGCGAGGTGACCGTCGAGTCCACGTTCGCACCCAGCGCAGAGAACCGCAGTTTCACCGTCGACGCGACGGTGTCGTACACCGGCCCGGACGGGCGCACCGCCAGCGCGGCCCCCGTGACGCTCTCCGTCGTCCCGGCCCCGGAGCAGACGTTCGCCGCCGAGGTGACCGACGTGACCGCCAGCGCCGGTGACAGTGGCCGGCTCACGCTCACGATGACGAACACCGGCGAGCGGGCCCTCTCGGACGCCACCGTCTCGCTGCAGTCGAGCAACGCCGGGCTGACGTTCGGCGGGTCGCCGTCGGCCTCCTCGTTCGTCGGGGAGTGGGCCCCCGGCGAGTCGCGCGAGGTGACCGTCGAGGCCACGTTCGCGCCGACGGCCGAGAACCGGACCTACACGGTCGACACGACGGTCGCCTACGAGGACGCCGACGGCACCGACGCGCAGTCGGCGGCCGTCACCGTCGGGGTGACGCCCGCGCCCGAGCAGTCGTTCTCGCTCGCGAACACGGACGCGACGCTCCGTGTCGGTGACGAGGGCACGCTCTCGGGTGAACTCGTCAACGACGGTCCCAGCGAGATCGAGAACGCGGTGCTGGTACTCCAGCCCGTGAGCGCGAACGTGGACACGCCCGAGACGGAGTACGCGGTCGGTGACCTCGCGCCCGGCGAGTCCGTCCCGTTCGAGTACGCGGTCGAGGTGTCCTCCGAGGCCCGCGACGGTCCCCGGCAGTTCACCTACCGCCTGCAGTACGACGACGGGGACGGTGAAGCCCGCGAGTCCGACCCGCTGTACGCCCGCCACGAGATCGGGCCGAAGCGCCAGGTGTTCGACGTCGACTCGAACGTCAGCGTCCAGGCCGGGAGTTCGACCACGATGGAGATCACGGTGACGAACAACGGCGAGCAGGAGCTCACCGACGTGACGGCGAAGTTGTTCGCCGACTCGCCCATCACCGTCGACGACGACGAGGCGTTCGTCGACAGCATCCCAGCGGGCGAGAGTCGCACGCTGGTGTTCTCCATCTCGGCCGCGGGATCGGCCACCGCGAAGGACTACCCCGTCTCGATGGACTTCCAGTACACCGAACCCGACGGTGACACGAAGCTCTCGGACACCTACCAGATCCCCGTCTCGGTGACCGCCCGCGAGGGTGGCGGCATCCTCTCGACGGTCCCGTTCGGCGTGGGTGGCCTCGGCATCGGTGCGGCCGTCCTGCTCCTCGGTGGTGTCGCGTTCGCCGTCCGAGGACGGCGTCCGTAG
- a CDS encoding TetR/AcrR family transcriptional regulator, which yields MREDQPFDDEPATTEERIMHATYEMLGRHGYAGLSIGRIAEAADLSKSSVYHFYDDKEDLLVAFLDGMLEWFRGQFAQDPEEDPVTALREQARSVVTGVPPGAPAPVDEDGVPFGPFVELRAQAITDPAFRERFTRIDALFRQELAEVVARGIEDGVFREVDPDRTAELLLTLFMGVVLRRSTADGLDTDGLTAELERLFETYLYAPDAQ from the coding sequence ATGAGAGAGGACCAACCCTTCGACGACGAACCCGCCACGACCGAGGAGCGCATCATGCACGCGACCTACGAGATGCTCGGTCGGCACGGGTACGCGGGCCTCTCGATCGGGCGGATCGCCGAGGCGGCCGACCTCAGCAAGTCGTCGGTCTATCACTTCTACGACGACAAGGAGGACCTGCTGGTGGCGTTCCTCGACGGGATGCTCGAGTGGTTCCGGGGGCAGTTCGCCCAGGATCCCGAGGAGGATCCGGTGACGGCGTTACGCGAACAGGCCCGGAGCGTCGTCACCGGCGTCCCGCCGGGCGCACCGGCCCCCGTCGACGAGGACGGCGTCCCGTTCGGCCCGTTCGTCGAGCTCCGGGCGCAGGCCATCACGGACCCGGCGTTCCGCGAGCGGTTCACGCGCATCGACGCGCTGTTCCGACAGGAACTCGCGGAGGTCGTCGCCCGCGGCATCGAGGACGGCGTCTTCCGCGAGGTCGACCCGGACCGGACGGCCGAACTCCTGTTGACGCTGTTCATGGGGGTCGTCCTCCGGCGCTCGACGGCCGACGGGCTCGACACGGACGGTCTGACGGCCGAGCTGGAGCGACTGTTCGAGACGTACCTGTACGCCCCGGACGCTCAGTAG
- a CDS encoding DICT sensory domain-containing protein yields the protein MSLTELIAGVESHEKTLTVFNADEETVAAVRERFHDRNLTVEHERTESGRPGGFAVLSKDTPEADDQFVTAASIDDILSQADPNDPEFEEGSYRPILDHLDETMFTSYDTGQMVAASREIEDRAWRLGKGQLHAGFQMLSILDDQMDVYKRLAEKERLDVHAYAYPDAEVPRHDTDLTIHVERSSEIETSWFVVYDGGGVDVNKCALLAEEREPRTFYGFWTYDPDTVDWIIDYLNTSYGLVESY from the coding sequence ATGTCTCTGACCGAACTCATCGCCGGCGTCGAGAGCCACGAGAAGACGCTCACCGTCTTCAACGCCGACGAGGAGACCGTCGCCGCGGTCCGCGAGCGGTTCCACGACAGAAACCTCACAGTCGAACACGAGCGGACGGAGTCAGGACGCCCTGGTGGGTTCGCGGTGCTCTCGAAGGACACGCCCGAGGCGGACGACCAGTTCGTCACGGCCGCGAGCATCGACGATATCCTCTCGCAGGCCGACCCCAACGACCCCGAGTTCGAGGAGGGCTCGTACCGCCCCATCCTCGACCACCTGGACGAGACGATGTTCACGTCCTACGACACGGGGCAGATGGTGGCGGCCTCCCGTGAGATCGAAGACCGCGCGTGGCGGCTCGGCAAGGGCCAGCTCCACGCCGGCTTCCAGATGCTCTCTATCCTCGACGACCAGATGGACGTCTACAAGCGGCTGGCGGAGAAGGAACGCCTCGACGTCCACGCCTACGCGTACCCGGACGCCGAGGTCCCCCGCCACGACACCGACCTCACCATCCACGTCGAGCGCTCGAGCGAGATCGAGACCTCGTGGTTCGTCGTCTACGACGGCGGCGGCGTCGACGTGAACAAGTGTGCGCTGCTCGCCGAGGAGCGCGAACCGCGCACGTTCTACGGCTTCTGGACGTACGACCCCGACACCGTCGACTGGATCATCGACTACCTCAACACCTCCTACGGGCTGGTCGAGTCCTACTGA
- a CDS encoding 2-oxoacid:acceptor oxidoreductase subunit alpha, producing the protein MTDEELVWRIAGGSGDGIDSTSQNFAKALMRSGLDVFTHRHYPSRIRGGHTYVEVRAAGEDVASRGDGFNFLLALGDSFARNEREGAIYGDERAKPLYENLDELREGGVVVYDEGLLSADDAEDFEARAEENDWHVYPVDLRGMARERGREVMRNTAGVGVTAALLEYDLDAVEDLMRGRMSGDVLEANLDILESAYEAATEFEFTHDLRMPTGEHDEEQVLVSGSNTITFGAIDSGCRFIAGYPMTPWTEVFTLMSQYLPDMGGISEQVEDEIAAAALALGASHAGVKAMSGSSGGGFALMSEPLGLAEMTETPIVLLESMRAGPSTGLPTKPEQADLEHVLYTSQGDSNRVVFAPGDAMEAYEQTRDAFHFAYEYGMPAIVVYDQKLSGELKNVPASFFDRDPDPSLGATLTEDEIAEAAHHHSGKFERYTHDSETGAAPRSVPGQRGGRYLASGNEHHPTGHISEDPHNRVTQMDRRMRKLTSVRAELDERDHEASNQTYHGPDDAEYGIVTWGSNQGTVREAVDRLNDAGHSVKMLSVSDLAPFPATEVTEFLESVESALVVEMNASGQFKRLMQGELGRFGELLTSFLKYNGEPFEPREIVEGFESMANGEDVHGDDTRLVRAAGD; encoded by the coding sequence ATGACCGACGAGGAACTCGTCTGGCGTATCGCCGGGGGGTCCGGCGACGGCATCGATTCGACGAGTCAGAACTTCGCCAAGGCGCTGATGCGTTCCGGGCTGGACGTGTTCACGCACCGTCACTACCCCTCGCGCATCCGCGGTGGCCACACCTACGTGGAGGTACGCGCGGCGGGCGAGGACGTCGCCTCACGCGGCGACGGCTTCAACTTCCTGCTCGCGCTCGGTGACTCGTTCGCCCGGAACGAGCGCGAGGGCGCCATCTACGGCGACGAACGCGCCAAGCCGCTCTACGAGAACCTCGACGAACTCCGCGAGGGCGGGGTCGTCGTCTACGACGAGGGCCTCCTCTCTGCGGACGACGCCGAGGACTTCGAAGCGCGCGCCGAGGAGAACGACTGGCACGTCTACCCCGTCGACCTCCGTGGGATGGCTCGCGAGCGCGGGCGCGAGGTGATGCGCAACACCGCCGGTGTCGGCGTGACCGCTGCGCTGCTCGAGTACGACCTCGACGCCGTCGAGGACCTCATGCGAGGCCGGATGTCCGGCGACGTCCTCGAGGCCAACCTCGACATCCTCGAGTCGGCCTACGAGGCCGCCACGGAGTTCGAGTTCACGCACGACCTCCGGATGCCGACCGGCGAGCACGACGAGGAGCAGGTACTCGTCAGCGGGTCGAACACCATCACCTTCGGCGCCATCGACTCCGGCTGTCGGTTCATCGCCGGCTACCCGATGACCCCGTGGACGGAGGTGTTCACGCTGATGAGCCAGTACCTCCCCGACATGGGCGGTATCTCCGAGCAGGTCGAGGACGAGATCGCCGCGGCGGCGCTCGCCCTCGGGGCCTCCCACGCCGGCGTCAAGGCGATGTCCGGCTCCTCGGGCGGCGGGTTCGCGCTGATGTCCGAGCCCCTCGGCCTCGCCGAGATGACCGAGACGCCCATCGTCCTGCTGGAGTCGATGCGGGCCGGGCCCTCCACGGGGCTGCCCACGAAACCCGAGCAGGCCGACCTCGAACACGTCCTCTACACGAGTCAGGGCGACTCGAACCGCGTCGTCTTCGCGCCTGGCGACGCGATGGAGGCCTACGAGCAGACCCGCGACGCGTTCCACTTCGCCTACGAGTACGGGATGCCCGCCATCGTCGTCTACGACCAGAAGCTCTCGGGCGAGCTAAAGAACGTCCCCGCGTCGTTCTTCGACCGCGACCCCGACCCGTCGCTCGGGGCGACGCTCACGGAAGACGAGATCGCCGAGGCCGCCCACCACCACTCCGGGAAGTTCGAGCGCTACACCCACGACTCGGAGACCGGCGCGGCCCCGCGCTCGGTGCCCGGCCAGCGGGGCGGGCGCTACCTCGCCTCGGGGAACGAACACCACCCGACCGGCCACATCAGCGAGGACCCACACAACCGGGTCACCCAGATGGACCGCCGGATGCGGAAACTGACGTCCGTGCGTGCCGAACTCGACGAGCGCGACCACGAGGCGTCGAACCAGACCTACCACGGCCCCGACGACGCCGAGTACGGCATCGTCACGTGGGGGTCCAACCAGGGGACCGTCCGAGAGGCCGTCGACCGGCTGAACGACGCCGGCCACTCGGTGAAGATGCTCTCGGTGTCGGACCTCGCGCCGTTCCCCGCGACGGAGGTGACCGAGTTCCTCGAGTCGGTCGAGAGCGCCCTCGTCGTCGAGATGAACGCGAGCGGGCAGTTCAAGCGGCTCATGCAGGGCGAACTCGGTCGCTTCGGCGAGCTGCTGACGAGCTTCCTGAAGTACAACGGCGAACCGTTCGAACCTCGCGAGATCGTCGAGGGGTTCGAGTCGATGGCGAACGGCGAGGACGTCCACGGGGACGACACCCGCCTCGTGCGGGCGGCAGGTGACTGA